CTTTTGGACACTATGATTGGGTGGGCTTCCTCCAGTGGGAGACAACTTTGACCTAAGCGACCTCCAACCCGCATGATTCCATCAGAGTCGAGGAACGGCGCGAGCCTAATGATGGTTGATGCAGAAGCTATGGGTTTACTCTCCTTCAAGGACTCTATTTCCATTGGGAATTGATCGTTCTGGTGCATACGGAGAAGGAGATGTTCAGCTGCATTGCGATCCTCACGTCCGTTTGTCTCCAATGAATGCGTGTTCTTGTACCgacttttgaattttctgatgtATCCCTTGATGCGTACGATTACGTTCACAAGTCGCCGCCAGTAAGAAAAACCTTGGAGGAGATTGTCAAGGAATTCCTCCTTGATTCCCGTTTTCCTGGTCTCAACCCTGAGTTCCTTGTCATCTTCAGGACATATAAGCGGAAAGTGTTCCGTAGCTGCTAAGTTCTGAGAGTGTTTTCGTAGATTCTCTGGTGTCTGGAGCCACTTATCTAGTTCATTAGATGAAGAAACACCCCTGGTGCCACAATCTGCTGGATTGTCTTTGGTGGAAATGTAGTTCCATTGACTGGGACTCGAATGCCTCAGTATACGTTCTACCCTGTTGCTCACGTAATTGTAGAACCTCCTGGTTTTGTTATTAATGTAGCCCAACACAACTTTGCTGTCTGTGTAGTATTGGACAGTATCAAGGTCAACATCTAAGTTGTCAATGACAATTTGGGCAAGTTCTGTTGCTAATAAGGCCCCGCACAGTTCCAATCGAGGTATGGAATGACCATGGGAGGGGGCTAGTTTAGTCTTCCCCATAACAAATCCAGTGTACTGTATCTCCTCTCGACAGACCTTGAGGTAAGCTACGGCACTGACAGCCTTCTCCGATGCGTCTGAGAAAACATGTAGCTCCGCATTCCCTGCCGTGCTGAGTGACAAAGGTACTATCATGCGTGGGACCTTGAAGTCTTTAAGTGTTCTGACTGTTTCCTTGAAGACTTTCCATTTTTTCTCCAGATCTTGTTCAATCGGTTCATCCCAGTTATAGCCTTTAGTAATTTCCCTCATGAGTATCTTCCCCTGAATAGTGACTGGGGCCACAAACCCAAGTGGGTCATATATGCTATTCAACTCTGACAACATGCTGCGCCTTGTTAGTGGTGTGTTGCTAGTCTTCacttcaatgtcaaacttgAACTCATCGGAGGCCATATCCCATTCAAGGCCCAGACTCCTGTGTGTTGGTAATGGGTCTTGCTCCAGTCTTAATGATTTGACCTCTTTACCCAGATCTTCAACCGGGAAGGCGCTAATAACCTTAGGATTGTTTGAGACAATCTTGTGCAGTCTAAGGTTACCCCCCTACTTAAGAGCCATCTGTGTTTTTTCTATGAGACTTATGACCTCATCTTCTTCTGGTAACGACGCGAGAGCATCGTCAACATAACAGTTCCGCTCTACTAAATCTTTTACGGTGGGGTCAACGTCCTGGCTATCCACACTTTTTTTAAGCCCGTAGTTGGCAACAGCGGGGGAGGGACTATTCCCAAACACATGAGCCCGCATGCGATACTCAATAAGTTCAAGGTTAGGATTGTTGTTTCTGTACCAGAAAAATCGGAGGTAGTCACGATGGTCTTCCCTGACCAAAAATGAGTAAAACATTTGCTCTATATCCGCTGCGAAGGCAACTCGGTCCTTTCGGAATCTCAGAAGTATACCTAACAGTTCGTTGGTCAGGTTAGGACCTGAAAGTAGGACCTGATTCAGGGATATGCCGTTGTAAGTTGCTGATGAATCGAACACCCCTCTAATTTGATCTGGTTTTTGAGGATGGTACACACCAAATATGGGCAGGTACCAGACTTCGTCTGAAGGGGTTGGGGCTACCTCAGCCGCACCGGAGCTCAAGACTTTGTCCATGAATGTGACAAAATGTTCTGTCTTGGTAGGATTTCTTTTGAGTGAATTGTCTAGTATCATAGCACGTTTGAAAGCCATTCTACGATTATTGGGCATCCGGTCGCGTGGTAGACGAAATGGTAGAGGTGCGATCCAATTACCATCTTCATTTCTGAACATTTCCTTCTCCATTATACCTACGAACTGTCGATCTTCCACGGAAGTTCCAACCTTGTCATCGTTCTTTGTCCTTTGGAAGAGAAGGTCATTGTTGTTTAACATAATGTCTTCTTTTACCATCAGCTGATTTTTGCATGGTTCAAATATAGTCCCTCGGCCATCCTTAAGTACGCTCGTTTTTCGCGCATGAACTTCGGTCATTGAAGGTTTGTGAATGTTACCGATGCAGACGTCTCCAATAACAACCCATCCCAACCCTAGTTTCTGAGCGAAGGGGGAGTTCTTTGGACCGGTAATCTGTTAAACTTGATGGACATCTGGAATGTCCCTTCCCAATAAAAGTCCTATGCTACAGTCGGCCCTGTATGGCAATATAGGTACATCCTTCAGGTGGTCCAAATGTTGTATAACTTCTGGTGTAGCGATTTCCGATCGGTCTTCTGGTATGTCTGTACATTCTAAGAGTGCTGGCAACTGCCTTCGGTATGTATTGTTCATAGATTCCACCGTGTAACCAAACGCTTTTCGCCCACTCATCCCGAAACTGCCAGAACAAGATGACAAAGTGTACTTCACCTCCTCCCCAACAACATTCATGGCATCGAGGAGGTCCGGCGACGCTAGGCTGTGATTACTCTGATCATCTAAGATGGCATACACGTTGACCGACTTCTCTGGGTGATTATTAGGGTACCTCCCTGTGAAATCTCCACACACCGATGTACACTTAGCGGTAATGCTCTCCCTGTCGTGATGAGTTCCGGGTTGTGCATTCTCCGTCAGCAGGTGTGTTTTTGGTGTTCGTGGCTTTCTGTCCTTTCATCTTATCTTTCCTCATTCCGTTGCTGTTTGAGTTAAAGTGCATACAAGTAGGATGATGAGGTGACCCACATTCTTCACACTTGATGTTAGCCTTACATTCTCTCGCTATGTGAGAGTCCTCGCAACATTTAAAGCACATTCTGTTGTCGCGAAGAATATTCTTGCGTTCATCCAGGCTCCTCTGCTTGAACAGTTTGCATTCACTTAGTTTGTGACTAGCATATTTGTGGATTGGGCATCCCTTGTGTTCCTGACTTGAGGATGGAGGTACCTGTAATGTTGTCTTCCTTATTTGAACATTGGGTTTGGGTGGTTTTGTGTCTTGACTCTCGTATTTAAAACTGGGGTCGTTGAGCATCGTGGCCATGTCAGATATAAATGAGACAAAATGGCTGAGTGGTGGGTACGAGACTTTGTGAGTAATCTTATATCTCGTCGCTCTCTCTGTCCATTTTGTCTGTAGGTGTCCCGGCAGCTTAGATACTACTGGGTTTACTCCAGTGGAAGAGTCAAAGTAGGAGAGCAGAGAAGCGTACCTGAGGTCCTCTTTGAGAGACTGGATCTCGGACAAAATATCCAGCAGGTCATACAATCTGCTGTAATCCTTCACGACGATTCTCTGAAAGGCTGTGAATTTGACTTTAAGTGAGTTCTCAATTAGTTCCGGTGCTCCATATCGCTCCTCTAGTCTGGCCCATATTCTTGTTAGTCCTATGTCAGGGTTGTGCGAATTAGACGTCCTCAAACTTAGAACTTGTTTAGAGGAATGAGGTCCTAGCCATTTAATCAGTAGGTCAATTTCCTCAGCTGGTGTCACGCATTGAAGTTCCCTCACAGCACCTTTGAAGGAGTTTTTCCAGGCGGTGAGTGAGGCTGGATCATCATCAAACTTTGAAAATCTAGCCATATTCAAGTCCTTTCTGGCTAAATATCTGGTAATAGCCTGTGATTCGGACACTGGTTCTTTCCGATTTATCGCTAACGATGCATTTGGTGCAGATTGTAGAAAGAGTCTAGCGTCTGGCGATAATGTAGACTGACCTAATGGTTCTGGCGCTGATGGATTTCCAAACTCTACCCTGGGAGGTAATGGGGGTCTCCTGTATGGTGTCGAAGCTATCGATGTGGCCATGGCAGGTGGTTGGCTTAATACGGAGTTGTGAATAAGTCCATCGGATTGTGTGGCAAAATTATTGTAATGAAAAATTTGTTGTGGAACCTGTTGTCCTGCATGTTGAGGGAAAGGCAGTGGTATAAATGATGTAGGATGCCTGCTGGGTGGTGAGGTTACAGATGTATACCCGAAGGGTGGTTGACATTGAGGAGGGACTGGTGGTGCGTTCATCCCGGTTACCTCAATCTCTTCTTCCATCCTTTGGTCCTCGAAAATACTTCTTTCAAGTTCCTCTAATATCTTTGATTTAGCGTCCGAAATGTTTAGTTCTGTTTTGATTTGTAGTTCTTCCTccttaattttcaattttaacattTCTGCTTCAATTTCGTGCTGTTCCTTTAAGGCAGCCTTTCGTGTTAGCAGTTCAGCCTTTTTCTGGCTCTCATGAAGTTTGGCAATGGAGATTTGGCTAGTATTTGACTTTCTACTTATTTGAGATCTATTATCATCCTGTATAGAAGTACTGTGCAAGCGACTTGGTCGAACTGTTGAATGATCATGCTCCATAAACCACTGTTCAACTGCATGCTTTGTATTGATATAGATGATGTTTTTACTTTGAAACCAATCATTGTCAGTTATTGCGTCGTTTCCGTTGTACAGCTGTTGTAGATCATCATGGATTTGTAATATTTCTTCGTAAGTATTTAACCACTGTGAGTATGTTTCCCTTATTTTTGAACATCATCAGATTCAACTAACAGATTTTCTAAAATTCCACAAagtttttcaattgtttttataCCATCGAGTCTCTTCTTTTGCTTGGTTTGAACTTGATAGAGATGGCCCTTTTCTGTTAACGTTCTCTCTCTTGTTTCGTCGTTTCGTTCCATGTCTGGCGAAGTTGAACTACCGTTGAAGTCTATCTTTTACTGTTCTGCCTCGACCTTCTTAGTGCTTCTAGGTGGTCAGGAGAAAGATAACGAAGTCGAATGGGTTAAGTTTACTTGCTTTTAATCTCTTCCCGGTGACATCGTAAAAGCTACAATATAAACAAAGTCACTCTTACAACCTGTACGctaagtacaatgtacatgtgtatgtaattagAACAAATGTAAGtagataaaataacaaataaccgGTAACTTATAATGCCTGAAACAATGGCAACTTAAACGCAAGACAACAAACTAAGAATTTAAGGAATATACGCTTAGCTTGAGATGAAATTTGTATTGGAAATATGTTGTCTATTGAAACAAATCATAACCACGTGTTTGGAATGTTGAACAACGTGGTACGGAACTATCGAATACACAAAGTAAATAACTGCATAAAAATGGAATGACAGCTGTCTAGACCGAGATATTTCTTTCATTAAATGTTAACAATaaccaaaaacaataaaaacttaCATAGGTGGTACTTCTAAGGTAGGCCATTTGCAAGTTTACGTTTCACACAAAGAGATGTAATCTAATATGGCGGCCATGCTGTAATGGCATGGCGAGTGGCGCTCCCTGGCGATCGATccaaggggagtaactctaaCTCAAAAATGGTATAAACGCAGTATTGCGATTTTGACTGTGTTAAACAGTACAGGCATCAAATGTCAATTCCGGTAGCTCcctatagggaccacggaaccaaatgattttcCATAGACGTtatgttaacgtttatcactgtactgcttaattggagttttcaacactggtccagccgccatcttgtattgaattcagcactaAAAATTCATccaaattataaacaaaatacacacttacttaactccccctgacaaaaacagactagcaaaaaataaactgtttttctatatattttacatctaaaTGTATTGCCCaacccacatattaaaactttggaaacttctctcataaatatccaatcagtaggccccgatgtattaccttcctattaaatcttctgcccaaacggtga
This genomic stretch from Pecten maximus chromosome 13, xPecMax1.1, whole genome shotgun sequence harbors:
- the LOC117340411 gene encoding uncharacterized protein LOC117340411, producing the protein MASDEFKFDIEVKTSNTPLTRRSMLSELNSIYDPLGFVAPVTIQGKILMREITKGYNWDEPIEQDLEKKWKVFKETVRTLKDFKVPRMIVPLSLSTAGNAELHVFSDASEKAVSAVAYLKVCREEIQYTGFVMGKTKLAPSHGHSIPRLELCGALLATELAQIVIDNLDVDLDTVQYYTDSKVVLGYINNKTRRFYNYVSNRVERILRHSSPSQWNYISTKDNPADCGTRGVSSSNELDKWLQTPENLRKHSQNLAATEHFPLICPEDDKELRVETRKTGIKEEFLDNLLQGFSYWRRLVNVIVRIKGYIRKFKSRYKNTHSLETNGREDRNAAEHLLLRMHQNDQFPMEIESLKESKPIASASTIIRLAPFLDSDGIMRVGGRLGQSCLPLEEAHPIIVSKSHLLQNC